From the Solibacillus sp. FSL R5-0449 genome, one window contains:
- a CDS encoding Wzz/FepE/Etk N-terminal domain-containing protein translates to MRESLELRELIDIIFKGKWIIVLTIIIGIVIAFVISWYFMEDRYESKAVVQVASGTQDTGIMSNFIATEFTPLVYIQRIQNETKMNEAFSKSNFESFNQENLLIKNEPNSNLVELVYTGLTPQETQQGLQVLINETKSDMNNSVKKTLDDLEATYLSESEVLSSEIENLMVTYNNLISSNELPEILILQTISDTQFVIDLNEQQSAALANIDGNVQNQLLQIKAKIDAKSDEYRSVLAKYQSVKTGLDSFNPDPFIRIIIEPTYAENPTSPNKLLNLIIGFLLAIILGTAIVLFRAYWKRTGNINTI, encoded by the coding sequence GTGAGGGAATCGTTGGAACTGCGTGAGCTTATCGACATTATTTTTAAAGGCAAATGGATTATTGTTTTAACCATTATTATAGGTATTGTAATTGCATTTGTAATTAGTTGGTATTTTATGGAAGATAGATATGAGTCAAAGGCAGTAGTACAAGTAGCCAGTGGAACACAGGATACGGGGATTATGTCTAATTTTATAGCCACTGAATTTACACCCCTGGTATATATTCAAAGAATCCAAAATGAAACGAAAATGAACGAAGCGTTTAGTAAAAGTAATTTTGAAAGTTTTAATCAGGAAAATTTGTTAATAAAAAATGAACCAAATTCTAACTTAGTTGAATTAGTATATACTGGGTTAACACCCCAAGAAACACAACAAGGTTTACAGGTTCTAATTAATGAAACTAAATCTGATATGAATAATTCTGTTAAGAAAACTCTGGATGATTTGGAAGCTACTTATTTAAGTGAATCGGAAGTGCTATCAAGTGAAATTGAAAACTTAATGGTTACATATAACAACCTAATTAGTTCTAATGAACTGCCGGAGATTTTAATATTACAAACTATTTCAGATACACAATTTGTAATAGATTTAAATGAGCAACAGAGTGCAGCTTTAGCAAATATTGATGGCAATGTACAAAATCAGTTGTTACAAATAAAAGCTAAGATTGATGCAAAATCTGATGAATATAGAAGTGTATTGGCAAAATACCAATCTGTTAAAACAGGATTAGATAGTTTCAATCCTGATCCATTTATTCGAATTATTATTGAACCAACATATGCTGAAAACCCAACCAGTCCTAATAAACTTTTAAATTTAATAATCGGATTTTTATTAGCAATAATATTGGGAACTGCAATTGTATTATTCAGAGCATATTGGAAAAGAACAGGGAATATAAATACTATTTAA
- a CDS encoding oligosaccharide flippase family protein produces MYKKLWVLFSGTMLAQIIPLFTLPIITRLFGPEEIGIYSLYLTVVSIGVIFTTMRFEMAIPLVSHKKIKQVLKNIIYINFIAAILFAFFLTIFLNNINLFSHYNPYSIGILAFISVNSVGIYQVFYQYGIKNTEFKVVSTNKVTNQINIAIFSLIIGYFLNSYLIWAVVIAQILCIITLKFRLKLDFVDTVFSFKQLKETIIEYRKFPLLQLPIQLLSTLSSNSILLATSFLFTSQELGFYSLTERILRSPISILGSGSADLFKNMATKEMEYKGNCAKSYKKILVFNFITGIPIFVVLYFIIDLVIYYFFGEIWMESARYSKILIPSLFAMYIVYPVNYLFILYDYQNIEFYIQAVQLLAIVLAVLWIFNKNLNITDLLIIYAVISTLISIVTGVLGFLIIKLSRR; encoded by the coding sequence ATGTATAAAAAATTATGGGTTTTATTTAGTGGAACAATGTTAGCACAAATAATTCCGTTATTTACATTACCAATAATTACCCGTCTTTTCGGACCCGAAGAAATAGGTATATATTCTTTGTATTTAACCGTGGTTTCTATAGGGGTTATATTTACTACGATGCGATTTGAAATGGCAATACCTCTTGTAAGTCATAAGAAAATAAAACAAGTGCTAAAAAATATTATTTATATTAATTTTATAGCTGCTATTTTATTCGCATTTTTTTTAACTATATTCTTAAACAATATAAATTTGTTTAGTCATTACAACCCTTATAGTATAGGCATCTTAGCATTTATTTCTGTAAATTCAGTAGGTATTTATCAAGTTTTCTATCAGTATGGAATAAAGAATACAGAATTTAAAGTAGTGTCTACTAACAAAGTAACGAATCAAATAAATATAGCGATATTTTCCTTGATAATAGGTTATTTTTTAAATTCATATTTAATTTGGGCTGTTGTTATAGCTCAAATTCTTTGTATCATTACCTTAAAATTTAGATTAAAACTAGACTTTGTAGATACAGTTTTTTCCTTTAAGCAACTTAAAGAAACTATAATTGAATATAGAAAATTTCCTCTATTGCAATTGCCTATACAATTACTGAGTACTTTATCATCAAATTCAATATTATTAGCTACTTCATTTTTATTTACTTCTCAAGAATTGGGATTTTATAGTCTCACGGAAAGAATATTGAGGAGTCCTATAAGTATTTTAGGAAGTGGATCAGCAGATTTATTCAAGAATATGGCTACCAAAGAGATGGAATACAAAGGTAATTGCGCAAAATCATATAAAAAAATTCTGGTATTTAATTTTATAACGGGTATACCAATTTTTGTTGTATTGTATTTTATTATTGATTTAGTTATATATTATTTCTTTGGAGAAATATGGATGGAATCGGCGAGGTATTCAAAGATATTAATACCTAGTTTATTTGCTATGTATATCGTTTACCCTGTTAATTACTTGTTTATTTTATATGATTATCAAAATATAGAATTTTATATACAGGCAGTTCAGCTTTTAGCAATTGTTTTAGCGGTACTTTGGATTTTTAACAAAAATTTAAATATTACAGATTTATTAATAATATATGCTGTAATATCAACTTTAATTTCAATAGTAACAGGGGTATTAGGTTTTTTAATTATAAAACTTAGTAGAAGGTAG
- a CDS encoding glycosyltransferase family 2 protein, producing MFLTICIPTYNRAHTIIRTLESLVNQTCKDFEVLIIDDGSYDDTENQVNHYLDNLINVYTDFKYIKKANGGKYTAINLGLDNADGEYFMILDSDDWLPNNSVDILRNLALEIKNEGSYSGIIGKCSDPNGELIGDVFPDESLTYIEMHFPEKRRFNFKDCCEINRTDILRRFKFPEYKDVKFIPEAYMFDQVGLEYKLYCTNSLLKIVEYQEDGITLNNQFKQNNIKGYLINYQLRLKKIIPNLTHRKVFYETIAWWRFWDAYNRSGRPKELRVSKLSLIGRLIRLGMPILNLIYRLTQKELYKSGR from the coding sequence ATGTTTTTGACAATTTGTATACCTACATATAATAGGGCACATACAATTATAAGAACCCTAGAAAGTTTAGTGAATCAAACTTGTAAGGATTTTGAAGTTTTAATTATTGACGATGGATCTTATGATGATACAGAGAACCAGGTTAATCACTACCTAGATAATTTAATCAATGTATATACTGATTTTAAATATATAAAGAAAGCAAATGGAGGTAAATATACCGCTATTAATTTAGGCTTAGATAATGCTGATGGGGAGTATTTTATGATTTTAGATTCTGATGATTGGTTGCCTAATAATAGTGTTGATATTTTGAGAAATTTAGCACTTGAAATAAAGAATGAGGGTAGCTATTCAGGTATTATTGGGAAGTGTTCAGATCCTAATGGGGAATTAATAGGTGATGTATTTCCGGATGAGTCACTTACCTATATAGAAATGCATTTTCCTGAAAAACGTAGATTTAATTTTAAAGATTGTTGTGAAATCAATCGTACAGATATTTTAAGAAGATTTAAATTTCCAGAATATAAAGATGTAAAATTCATCCCGGAAGCATATATGTTTGATCAAGTTGGATTAGAGTACAAACTATACTGTACCAATTCATTGCTAAAGATTGTTGAGTATCAAGAAGATGGGATTACGCTGAATAATCAGTTTAAACAAAATAATATAAAAGGCTATTTAATTAATTATCAATTACGTCTCAAAAAAATTATACCAAATTTAACTCATCGAAAGGTCTTTTATGAAACAATTGCTTGGTGGAGATTTTGGGATGCTTATAATCGAAGCGGAAGGCCTAAAGAATTGAGAGTCTCTAAATTAAGCTTAATAGGTAGATTAATTAGATTGGGAATGCCAATTTTAAATTTAATATATAGATTAACACAAAAAGAACTTTATAAAAGTGGGAGATAA
- a CDS encoding O-antigen ligase family protein, translating into MTLFYEELHKSKSFDDEQENEQARANIDKWIFRILLFLIGFMPLLVLANGEEVISSIISNIDVLSSGVKGELFTHYKALLLSYGTIITGGLFLAKIVFMRGTIRKTKLNYILSLFSVALILSTITSPNVTISLNGQYNRSDGAISWLCYLVLIFVAMNIEYPKNVVRYIMYTMMPFVYVNFYIITMNFYGKNLLEQNWLQKLVSITIPAGASISEGAVLVGTLNQWNYMSGMFAIMTVMFLAWSITSKIWADSIIGAVTSIVSILVMFMAMSTSGFLTIITTIPFFFLILFKMKEKKKAIISLILFLSVTAPIFHVLSIKNPIIWSESFGYFLNSNPYELQEISSLIYKENTVYASNSTVELPILPERDGSAGSGRLYIWEKGLGLVQDRALLGYGMDTFMYHFPHYNIDARSGNWNEEIIVDKPHNTYLGVLYGAGLFGFLPFILIAGFTLIKFIRVLFKGKENLVVLGIGGGAYFIQALFNDSLPSTTGVIFIILGIFFGVILKLNVSEGEKV; encoded by the coding sequence GTGACATTATTTTATGAAGAACTACATAAATCCAAATCTTTTGATGACGAGCAAGAAAATGAGCAAGCAAGAGCTAATATCGATAAATGGATTTTTAGAATATTATTGTTTTTAATTGGCTTTATGCCCTTACTAGTATTAGCGAACGGAGAAGAAGTAATTAGTTCTATAATTTCAAATATAGATGTGTTATCTTCAGGAGTAAAAGGAGAATTATTCACACATTATAAGGCATTATTACTTAGTTATGGAACGATTATTACAGGGGGATTATTTTTAGCTAAAATAGTTTTTATGAGAGGTACAATTCGTAAAACAAAGCTAAATTATATATTAAGTCTATTCTCTGTTGCCCTTATCTTGTCGACGATTACTTCTCCGAATGTAACAATTTCTTTAAATGGCCAATATAATCGATCAGATGGTGCAATTAGTTGGTTATGTTATTTAGTATTAATATTTGTAGCTATGAATATAGAATATCCTAAAAATGTTGTGCGTTATATTATGTATACAATGATGCCTTTTGTTTATGTTAACTTTTATATTATTACAATGAACTTTTATGGCAAAAATTTATTAGAACAGAATTGGCTTCAAAAGCTAGTTTCTATTACAATTCCTGCAGGAGCTTCTATTTCAGAGGGAGCAGTACTTGTCGGAACGCTTAATCAGTGGAATTATATGAGTGGTATGTTTGCGATAATGACAGTAATGTTTTTAGCATGGTCCATTACTTCAAAAATATGGGCTGATTCTATTATAGGCGCAGTTACTTCCATTGTTTCAATTTTAGTGATGTTTATGGCTATGTCAACTAGTGGTTTCTTAACTATAATAACTACTATTCCATTTTTCTTTTTAATACTATTTAAAATGAAGGAAAAGAAAAAAGCTATTATTAGTCTAATATTATTTTTGTCTGTTACTGCACCAATATTTCACGTGTTATCCATTAAAAATCCAATAATATGGTCAGAATCATTTGGCTATTTTTTAAATTCAAATCCATATGAATTACAAGAAATATCATCATTAATTTACAAAGAAAATACAGTCTATGCTTCCAATAGTACTGTTGAGTTACCGATATTGCCTGAGAGAGATGGGAGTGCAGGTTCTGGTCGTTTATATATATGGGAGAAGGGTTTAGGCTTAGTTCAAGATAGGGCTCTTTTAGGTTATGGAATGGATACTTTTATGTATCATTTCCCTCATTATAATATTGATGCAAGATCAGGGAACTGGAATGAAGAAATAATAGTGGACAAACCCCATAATACTTATTTAGGAGTTTTATATGGAGCAGGATTATTCGGGTTTTTACCATTTATTTTAATTGCAGGATTTACGTTAATCAAATTTATAAGGGTATTATTTAAAGGTAAAGAAAATTTAGTGGTGTTAGGTATTGGAGGAGGAGCGTATTTTATTCAAGCTCTATTCAATGATTCATTGCCAAGTACTACAGGAGTAATATTTATAATATTGGGGATTTTCTTTGGCGTGATATTAAAATTAAATGTTTCTGAAGGAGAGAAGGTATAG
- a CDS encoding CDC27 family protein — translation MRLTENIRRYILLSIVAFIIIGVFTAKYIGNKQDEQFMYEEMLYNQASNTYQEGDFSEALLYINELLKLQPSSEAVNYLGALITMNNSEFKQASILFQKTLDINPYKVEDSIFLAQYGEVLLKLKQYDDAKSVFEKSYEWSWKLDNSQEFQEYLKQNLTQIEKYS, via the coding sequence ATGAGGCTAACAGAAAACATTAGAAGATATATATTATTAAGTATAGTAGCGTTTATAATCATTGGAGTTTTTACTGCGAAATATATTGGTAATAAGCAAGATGAGCAATTTATGTATGAAGAAATGTTATATAACCAAGCGAGTAATACATATCAAGAAGGTGATTTTAGTGAGGCTTTATTATATATTAATGAATTATTAAAGTTACAGCCTAGCTCAGAAGCAGTTAATTACCTAGGGGCACTAATTACAATGAATAATAGTGAATTTAAGCAAGCTTCTATTTTATTTCAAAAAACTTTGGATATAAATCCTTATAAAGTAGAAGATTCAATATTCCTAGCCCAGTACGGTGAAGTATTATTAAAATTAAAGCAATATGATGATGCAAAATCTGTTTTTGAAAAATCTTATGAATGGTCTTGGAAACTAGATAATTCACAAGAATTTCAAGAGTATTTAAAACAGAATTTAACTCAAATAGAAAAATATAGTTAG
- a CDS encoding O-antigen ligase family protein, translating to MKNLGNFFFIFSLFLGPYLAIKSLYFSHILIALFLGIMLLKVVKLKKINVLYYKKWYIVLPYFGVFWMIASMLWSDSISFSIAYFIYYLIGLSIIFILVHHFSYNEEISLIVKSITVTLIIVIPIAFLEMFTSFRLPLAPSQYTGSDTEPTVFWGNPNNFATVLNLVLPFVLFSKNKFKWLGAIILFIVIYYTNSRLNLIAFLGIVGLYFLIENKKKLLYFALSLCGIIVFMSILSDSFKALLQKVYVNFVDIYDAILEFLEMNNTANFDSMGTRQNLLIHGIEGLIDSNLIGVGAGASPMLHMGWLGETGAMHNFWIEILVEQGAVFFVLFMVWYMYLIIKNYYIFKQNSSDYRNRFAGAISISLTGFIIGALSPSSTIYMLPMWLFLGLAMISIFINEENKGEQ from the coding sequence ATGAAGAATCTTGGTAACTTTTTCTTTATATTTTCTTTATTTTTGGGGCCATATTTAGCTATAAAATCGCTTTATTTTAGTCATATTTTAATAGCATTATTTTTGGGGATAATGTTATTAAAAGTTGTTAAGTTAAAAAAAATAAATGTCCTTTATTATAAGAAATGGTATATAGTCCTTCCTTATTTTGGTGTGTTTTGGATGATAGCATCAATGCTATGGAGTGATTCCATAAGTTTTTCAATTGCATACTTCATTTATTATTTAATTGGATTATCAATTATATTTATCCTTGTTCATCATTTTTCATACAATGAGGAAATAAGTCTAATCGTAAAAAGTATTACAGTCACACTAATTATTGTAATTCCAATAGCATTTTTAGAAATGTTCACTAGTTTTAGGTTACCTTTAGCACCCTCACAATATACAGGATCTGATACAGAGCCTACTGTGTTTTGGGGTAATCCTAATAACTTTGCTACAGTGCTAAATCTAGTTTTACCATTTGTTTTATTTTCAAAAAATAAATTTAAATGGCTAGGCGCCATTATACTTTTTATAGTCATATACTATACAAATTCCCGATTAAATTTAATAGCCTTTTTAGGAATAGTTGGACTTTATTTCCTGATAGAAAATAAGAAGAAACTATTATATTTTGCTTTAAGTTTATGTGGAATAATAGTTTTTATGAGTATTCTTTCAGATTCATTTAAAGCTTTATTGCAAAAAGTTTATGTTAACTTTGTAGATATTTATGATGCCATATTAGAGTTTCTAGAGATGAATAATACAGCAAATTTTGATTCAATGGGAACAAGACAAAACTTATTAATCCACGGTATAGAAGGATTAATAGATTCTAATTTAATTGGTGTTGGAGCTGGTGCATCTCCCATGTTACACATGGGTTGGTTAGGTGAAACAGGTGCTATGCATAATTTTTGGATAGAAATACTAGTGGAGCAAGGTGCTGTGTTTTTTGTTCTATTTATGGTTTGGTACATGTATTTAATTATAAAAAACTATTATATATTTAAACAAAATAGCAGTGATTATAGAAATCGTTTTGCAGGAGCAATTTCTATTTCTTTAACAGGTTTTATAATAGGTGCTTTAAGTCCATCTAGTACCATCTATATGTTACCAATGTGGTTGTTTTTAGGATTGGCAATGATATCAATTTTCATTAATGAGGAGAACAAAGGAGAACAATAA